One segment of Nomascus leucogenys isolate Asia chromosome 20, Asia_NLE_v1, whole genome shotgun sequence DNA contains the following:
- the LOC100594344 gene encoding olfactory receptor 4N5-like translates to MMETENLTVVTEFILLGLTQSQDAQLLVFVLVLIFYLIILPGNFLIIFTIKSDPGLTAPVYFFLGNLAFLDASYSFIVVLRMLVDFLSEKKVISYRGCITQLFFLHFLGAREMFLLVVMAFDRYIAICRPLHYSTIMNPRACYALSLALWLGGFIHSIVQVALIPHLPFCGPNQLNNFFCDVPQVIKLACTDTFVVELLMVSNSGLLSLLCFLGLLASYAVILCCIREHSSEGKCKAISTCTTHIIIVFLMFGPAIFIYTRPFQAFPADKVVSLFHTVIFPLMNPVIYMLHNRK, encoded by the coding sequence ATGATGGAAACAGAGAACCTCACAGTGGTGACAGAATTCATTCTTCTCGGTCTGACACAGTCTCAAGATGCTCAACTTCTGGTCTTTGTGCTAGTCTTGATTTTCTACCTGATCATCCTCCCTGGAAATTTCCTCATCATTTTCACCATAAAGTCAGACCCTGGGCTCACAGCCCCCGTCTATTTCTTTCTGGGCAACTTGGCCTTCCTAGATGCATCCTACTCCTTCATTGTGGTTCTCAGGATGTTGGTGGACTTCCTCTCTGAGAAGAAGGTAATCTCCTATAGAGGCTGCATCACTCAGctctttttcttgcattttcttgGAGCAAGGGAGATGTTCCTTCTCGTTGTTATGGCTTTTGACCGCTACATCGCCATTTGCCGGCCTCTACACTATTCAACCATCATGAACCCTAGAGCCTGCTATGCATTATCGTTGGCTCTGTGGCTTGGGGGCTTTATCCATTCCATTGTACAAGTAGCCCTTATCCCGCACTTGCCTTTCTGTGGCCCAAACCAGCTCAATAACTTCTTCTGTGATGTTCCACAGGTCATCAAGCTGGCCTGCACCGATACCTTTGTGGTGGAGCTTCTGATGGTCTCCAACAGtggcctgctcagcctcctgtgcTTCCTAGGCCTTCTGGCCTCCTATGCAGTCATCCTCTGTTGCATAAGGGAGCACTCCTCTGAAGGAAAGTGCAAGGCTATCTCCACATGCACCACCCATATTATCATTGTATTTCTCATGTTTGGACCTGCTATTTTCATCTACACTCGCCCCTTCCAGGCTTTCCCAGCTGACAAGGTAGTTTCTCTTTTCCATACTGTCATCTTTCCTTTGATGAACCCTGTTATTTATATGCTTCACAACCGGAAGTGA